One window of Nicotiana tomentosiformis chromosome 11, ASM39032v3, whole genome shotgun sequence genomic DNA carries:
- the LOC138901228 gene encoding uncharacterized protein, producing the protein MTVTQYETTFVDLARHATILLPTERERVGRFIDGLTFTLRLQMAKETESDISFQMVVDIARRIELVHAQERGPVSDKRPRHSSSFSGDSSGGRVTFGRVHPPRPFHSALQASHSTSGSHGPYVSHLEQLAYSAPPTHISAPSIQSYQSGYPGR; encoded by the coding sequence ATGACTGTCACCCAGTACGAGACTacatttgtggacctagctcgccatgccactatcttgcttcctactgagagggagagagtggggagatttattgatgggcttACTTTCACTCTCAGgttacagatggccaaggagaccgagagtgatatttctttccagatGGTCGTAGATATTGCAAGACGAATCGAGTTGGTTCATGCTCAAGAGAGGGGGCcggtgtcagataagaggcctcgtcattccagtAGTTTCAGTGGTGACTCATCTGGAGGAAGGGTTActtttggtagagtccatcctcccaggccatttcattcagcgcttcaggcatctcacagtaCTTCAGGGAGCCATGGTCCTTATGTGTCTCATCTTgagcagctagcctatagtgcaccaccaactcATATTAGTGCACCTTCGATCCAGAGTTATCAGAGTGGTTACCCAGGTCGATAG
- the LOC104091228 gene encoding phospholipase A2-alpha, with protein MAFLQSLKFCLQLLSFCIIALRFSPISIHALNIGIETNAGISLEKECSRTCESKFCVVPPLLRYGKYCGVLYSGCPGEQPCDGLDACCMKHDLCIQRKGNNYLNLECNQSFLNCVATFTKSGAPSFKGNTCLVGTVVRVITDVIDAAVVAGKIFKKP; from the exons ATGGCTTTTCTGCAGTCGTTGAAGTTCTGTCTACAACTTCTTTCATTTTGCATCATAGCCCTCAGGTTTTCTCCCATTTCAATTCATGCCCTTAACATTGGCATTGAAACTAATGCTGGCATTTCCTTG GAAAAAGAATGCAGTAGAACATGTGAATCAAAGTTCTGTGTAG TTCCTCCCCTCCTAAGATATGGGAAGTACTGTGGAGTTCTGTACAGTGGATGTCCAGGGGAGCAGCCATGTGATGGGCTTGATGCTTGCTGTATGAAGCATGATCTCTGTATACAACGTAAAGGCA ATAATTATCTAAACTTAGAGTGCAACCAAAGCTTCCTGAATTGTGTGGCTACGTTCACGAAATCAGGAGCTCCATCATTTAAAGGGAACACTTGTTTAGTTGGTACTGTTGTTCGAGTAATTACTGATGTTATTGATGCTGCTGTCGTTGCTgggaaaattttcaagaaacccTAG